The Streptomyces sp. 135 sequence TGTGCAGCGTCCCCGGGATACTCGGCTCCTCGTTTCGTCGCACAATCCGGCGGGGCATCCGGCAGTACGCTGGTGGCGGTGACGGCCCGGACCGTGCTCTCACTGGGACGCGGCTCGCCGAACTCGACGGGTGATGTCAAGACGACTCCGACTCTGCTCAGGCGGCGCTCAGCGCCCTGCGCCCAGCGAACCATGTCGCCCTGCCTGTCGTACTGCTCCGGCCATACGCAAACCTGGACACGTTCCCCTTCACACTTGCGGAGCCCGGGATCCCGGGCCTGCACGCCCTCGAACTTAAGCGGCATGGCCAGGAGGACTGCGCCCGCGATGCCAAGAGCACCGGCGATCACGGCGTACGCCTGATGCCGTCGGCGCCTGGTGCCGAGTGCGGTGGCAATCAGAGCGGCGGCTGCGAGTCCGGCGGAGAAGACGATGGTGGCGGCCATACTGCGGACCGAGGCGGTTTGGTCAATGCTGCAACACTCCACCAGTCCCTGGCCGTTGAGGTGCCGCAGCCAGGGCAATTCACCCAGCGCGGCCGGCCAGAACCCCCACAAATAGCCGAAGATGAGCATCACTGCGACGCCCAGGACCCGCGGCATCCGGGACCCTACGAGCCAGCCGAGCGCGATATGGGACACCACAACTGCGTAAGCCATGAACAGAATTCCCAAGCTTGGGAAGCCAGGTGCCCCGAGAGCGATCGAGGAATAGGCCACGAGACTTGCGAGCACACCGAGCAGTCCCAGCACCATGACGGGGGCGAGATGCAGCCACGCGATGCGAAAACGGCTGCGGGCGGGAGCCCAGCCGTCGATCTCCGCACGGTGAACCCTTGCGGATTCCCACGCGGCACAGGCGCCGCACCCGGCGCTCACAAAGCCAAGCACGATCAGTGACTGCGCGGTGGCGGACTCCCAGTACTCAATGACCGAGTCCGTGTTGTTTGCACCGAACCAGAACAGGACCGGCAGCAAGACGAGCGCAACCCAGGCGGCTGGCCCTGAGCGGAGAAGGGTTCCAAGACGCACGTCTCAGACCTCCCCACGGACCAGGCCACGGTAGGCGCTCTCCGCGCGCCTCTCGACCGCTATGCCTTCAGGCGCCCGGGCGAAGAAGTCGGGGATGCTCCCCTGAAAGGCCACCTGTCCTCGGTCGAAGACGATGACGCTCTCGTAGATATCGGCCAAGTCTTCCGTCTGGTGGGTGGATACCACGAAGCTGACGGATTCCGACAGCTCACCCACCAATTCGCGGAAGACACCACGCTGCACCGGGTCGAGACCGGCGGTCGGCTCATCCAACAGAACGACCTGGGCATCGTGGATCAGGGACTGCGCGATGCCAAGCCGTCGCATCTGTCCACCGGACAGTTCGTGACTCCGGCGCTTCGCCAATTCCGTGAGCCGGACCCGGTCCAGGGCCTTCGCGGAGCGCTCCCACGCCTCGGACTTCGAGAGTCCCTTCAACCAGCCGGCGTAGGCCGCCTGTTCCCGCACGGTCAGTGACGGCACAGGTTTTATGTGCTGGGGCAACCACCCGACTCTGCGCCGGTACTCGCTACGGTGACGCCTTTCCGTGCTGCTCAGCCCGCCCAGTTGCACGCGACCGGAGGCTGGAGCAAGTACGGAGGCCCCTAGGGACAACAATGTTGATTTCCCCGCCCCGTTGGGCCCCAGCAACACGGTGCATCCCAAGGGGAACTCCAGTGTCAAGCAGTCAAGGACAGGGGATCCCGCACGGTAGGCGAAGGAACAGTCAGTGAAGCGAAGCGGCACGGCCTTATCCAGTTGGTCAGCGCGGGACAGCGGCGAGCGGAGGCAGGGTGCCTGATCCCACCATTCTGGACCAGGCACCCTGCCGACGGGATCAGTACTTGACAACCACGCGCTTGACGAACAGCTTGTAGCCGGTCTGGTCATAGCCGTTCAGGCGGGTGTACTTGAAGTAGTAGCTACCCTTGGAACGGTCACCGAAGCTGGACGTGTCGCAATAGTTGTTGTCCCGAGCAACCACCGGGTCCGGAAGGCCGGAGCGTTCCTTCTTCAATTGAATGGTCGCGTGCTTGAAGTGGTCTTCGCCCGACCCTCCGTTGTGGGCCGTGCAACCGGAGAACTTGACCGAGGTCGATACACCGTCGCGGTTCTTGTCGCTCCAGTGACGGGAGTCCTTGCCCGTGATCCATCCCTCTATCTTGCTGGAGAAGCCGCCCTCAGCGAAGGCCGGTCCGATACCGAGCCCCGCGATGGCCACAACCCCCGCCGCCACCGTGGCTATCTTGCGCTTACTGTTCATGTTCCCCTCTTAGGTCGGGACCTGTGACTGGTCATGCCACGTGGCCCTTTCATGACGAACAAGCTGTTGCGTAGTGATCATATGACTACTCGGAGGTACGTACGGGAGTCGGGGTCCGATTTGATGAACATCTGAGGTTGTATGGGGAAGAGTATGTCCGCCGGGAGGGTTAGCGCCCCCAAGTGGTGCGCGTAGATTTCCCGGCGCGCGGGCGCAGGTCACCGCTGCGGTCGGCGCTATCCGGCATGAGGTCGAGTGCCGCTGCGCCAGTCTGTCAATGGGTGATGGCTGCAGAAGGCTCGGCGCGGGCAGTTTGCTGGTATGGCGGGGTATTGCGCGTTTCGCCGGTGTGGGCGAAGACGTTCATGGGCTTGCGGGTCAACCGGTTCGCGAAGTTGGGAAAGTGGTACGGGAGTGGAATGGGGCAGGGCCCCGTGGCCTCTTCATGTGAACTGGCA is a genomic window containing:
- a CDS encoding ATP-binding cassette domain-containing protein, which translates into the protein MTRPATSCSSSAWLSSTDPVGRVPGPEWWDQAPCLRSPLSRADQLDKAVPLRFTDCSFAYRAGSPVLDCLTLEFPLGCTVLLGPNGAGKSTLLSLGASVLAPASGRVQLGGLSSTERRHRSEYRRRVGWLPQHIKPVPSLTVREQAAYAGWLKGLSKSEAWERSAKALDRVRLTELAKRRSHELSGGQMRRLGIAQSLIHDAQVVLLDEPTAGLDPVQRGVFRELVGELSESVSFVVSTHQTEDLADIYESVIVFDRGQVAFQGSIPDFFARAPEGIAVERRAESAYRGLVRGEV